The sequence below is a genomic window from Draconibacterium halophilum.
ATATTAGGCGAAATGGCATTTACGGTTTGGCTGCTTGTAAAAGGAGAAAGAGATTGAGAAAGATTGAATAGAGATTGAATATAGATTGAATTAGATTGATAAATTGTAATTCTTGGTGATTTATCTTTTCTCTGTGAAACTCCGTGTATTCTTTGTGGACCTCTGTGGTAAAAAAAAATAATATCCAAAGATCCTCCCATTCAAGCATTCCTCATAAACTCAATTACTCATTTGCCAATTTCTCCTTCAACTTCTTCATAAGGTTAACTTTCTGAACCGAAGCCCCCGAAATCTGTTCCAACGATTCTTTTATTAATATTTTCAGAAAAAAATGTAACTATCCGTTTTTAGCTTTACTAAATAGGAAAAAACACTGAAAAGTGACGAAAGAAGAGAAATTCAACACGATTGTATCTGACAATGGCGAGCGGATCCGCAATATCTGCAGGTATTACAATTCCAATGCTGAAGATCAGAAAGACATGTACCAGGAGGTGCTGGTAAATATCTGGAAAAGTCTCGATAGTTTCAGGGGCGATTCGGCCATGAGCACCTGGGTTTACCGGGTGGCTGTAAACACGTCGTTAACATTTACCGGAAAGGCTTTCAGGCATATGAAACTGATGGTAAACAGCATCACAACAAACCTGAATTCGATATTGGATGATGAAAACCTGAAACACAAACTGGCCGAGGAAAAGTTGCTCGAACGTATGCAGCTTGAGCTTAACCAGTTGTCGGTAATCGATAAAGCATTGATATCGCTGATGCTCGAAGGGCTGTCGATGAAAGAAATTGCCGAGGTTATTGGTATTACCGAACCTAATGTAAAAGTGAAAATCCATCGAATTAAATCGCAATTAAAAGAAAAGCTGAAAGGAGAACTATTATGACCGCACATGAATTTGATACCAACCTAAGTAAATTAACCGGGAAACTGAAAAAAGAAGACAGACAGTATGCCCGAATTGTTATGGTGATTCAGATTTTTTACTGGATTTTTATTCCATTGTTTATGGTAAAAACCGCATTGCAGTATACCGATTCACATGATATAAACGATTTATTTAGCGGAGTGGCACTTGTATTGGGTTTTTTGATCATTGCGCTCACCTTCCGTAAATATTATAAGGATTACCAGTATGTTGATTATTCGTTGCCCACGCTCGAAATGCTAAAAAAAGCAGCCTGTCGTTACCAGCCTTTTCAGAGAAGGGCATTGGGGATTGTACCGGGCCTTTTATTAATGGATGTGGGTTTTACATTTGAAGGTATTGGCGAAGGCAAATCGGTGCTCGATTCCCAGGTTTTCTTTCTCGGAGCAATACTGTTTGGAGTGATAATTGGCCTAGTGATCTGGTATTTCAAATACAAACCTTTGCGCGATAAGATTCTCCATCTGGTCAGGGAAATTGAAGAGTAAGTTAATGTTACGATTTTACATTACTTGAGGTAATAGTCATTCTAACCTTGGTTAAAAGTCTTCTTCCTTAGGTAATAATCATTCTACCCTTGGGTACAGGCCTTCTACCCTTGGGTACTGGCCTTCTACCCTTGGGTACTGGCCTTCTACCCTTGGTAATAATCATTCTACCCTCGGATACAGGCTTTCGAACCTTGGAAATTAAGCCGCTACCCTTGGGTATCGTCCTTCTTACCTCGGTAATTTTCATTATTCCCTTGCACAGAATTGTTTTTTAGGCATAAAAAAAACGGCCTGCCCGAAAAAGGATCGGGCAAGCCGTTGCAGCTTAACTTTAGACTTAAAATAACTATTCTTCAATATCCCACCAAACAGGTGTGGTCATATATTCATTTTCGAAAACGCCAAGTGCCTCTACTTTCGATGCATTGTAATAACGCTCGTAATAGGCCATCTGGTAACGACGAATATAGTCGTCATCCTGAGGGAAAGCAGTTTCGTATACAAACGTCGGACGATCAAATCCTTTGTAAACGCCGGCAGCGTAATCGTAAGTTCCGTCAGGACCAATACAGTAATCGCAACGTCGCATATCTGTCCAAACTTCAGGACTGTAGGTACATGCGATGTATTTTTGCATCATAATGTGACTCAATGTCAAATCCGATGCGGTTTGGACAACGGCCTCGCTGCCCATAAAGGCGGCGCTTTCATTAGCCGGAATTCCCAGCTTGTCCATGTTTGCCTGAATAGCATCGTGGTACGAAGTCAGTGCGCTCTCCAAACTTCCCTGGCGGAAATAAATCTCTGCCTCAATAAATTTCAACTCAGAATAAGAAAGCAGGAAATAAGGCGAATTT
It includes:
- a CDS encoding RNA polymerase sigma factor, translated to MTKEEKFNTIVSDNGERIRNICRYYNSNAEDQKDMYQEVLVNIWKSLDSFRGDSAMSTWVYRVAVNTSLTFTGKAFRHMKLMVNSITTNLNSILDDENLKHKLAEEKLLERMQLELNQLSVIDKALISLMLEGLSMKEIAEVIGITEPNVKVKIHRIKSQLKEKLKGELL